Within Primulina tabacum isolate GXHZ01 chromosome 5, ASM2559414v2, whole genome shotgun sequence, the genomic segment TATCATGTGAGAAATGGGGATTTGTGTTTTAATGCTTTTGTTGCACTATCAACTTGGGGGCATGATACAAAGACTGTTATTTGTTTGGTTTTTTTAGAATTTGATCCCTTTTTCTATAAAAAAGTCCTATTAGGAATAGATTTAAATTTACTTACAGTAACAGAACATAAATCTTACCTGCATTTTAATAGGACCACTTGGGCGTGCCTTTGAAAAGTTTCATTGATAGTCAAGGCTATTGGAAGGTTGCAAAATTATGCGTTGAAGGTGCATGTATTAGTAAACCAACTAGGTTAAGTTTGTATTCGATATATTAGATAAGTTTGATCAACATGCTATTATGGAAATTCGATTACATTTTTTTCTACTTGTTTTGTGAGGCAATTCTTGTCTTTGAGAGATGCGATTTTAGCCTATGCTTACTTCTCGACAAATGCATAATATCGGTTATCATGTCTGTGGTTTGGAAATATTTTTCTGAGCAGCAGTCTAATTTGTATCAACGCATCTTTGGTTGTAGGTGGAATGAAAGTAAAGGCTGATAGGGATGAATCATCTCCATATGCTGCTATGCTTGCAGCCCAAGATGTTTCTCAGCGATGCAAGGTTTTATAGTCCATCAAATGCCTTAAATACCATGGTATATTATTTTTTCGTTGACTAGCACATCTATCATGCAGGAGCTTGGGATTAATGCTCTTCACATTAAGCTTCGTGCTACTGGGGGAAACAAGACCAAGACTCCTGGTCCTGGTGCGCAGTCTGCCCTGCGAGCCCTTGCTCGTTCTGGAATGAAAATTGGGCGTATAGGTATATATATCGCCTCAGATTCTTTACTTTTCGAAACCCCATCTCTGAtttaatatgaatttatcaCAACATTTGCAACCTCTTGTTATTGTTCGAATCTAGAGGATGTGACTCCAATTCCGACCGATAGCACTCGCAGAAAGGGTGGAAGAAGGGGAAGGAGGCTGTAATTCGTCATCTGCTGGTTAACGATTCTTGCTTCCTATAATTTTGATAGTTTTCTGAGATCGCAAGGATTTTATCCGTGTCTAGTGTTTGAACAAAGATTTTAGATTAGACATGAATTTTGTTGATGTTTTGATCATTTTGGACATTTGCATGTTATGTGTCGGTATGTTCGCTGGATTTGAATCGCTTAgctttgaactttgtgctttaCTTGTCAAAGGTAGACTATGcaaataaaaacttgtgtgagacggtctaaaTATTAAGAATTaagtataatatcaattatGTTATCTGTAATTGTTTATATTTGTGTAGGTCTCAGAATTAATAAAGGCCTGAACATTCTATATGTGTAGGACAAATAATTAAGTCAAATtatcaaatactattttcagttttaaattattgaacttCAGTCAGGTTCAGATAtatctaaataaaaaaaaaaaaacttatgaaTAAAACCATAGTACGTATCGATCTCTCTAAATTCATCATGGatgaaatattgaaaattttgacaataatttttttttctttctaattcCTAAGTAATTATTTTGaaccaattttttaaaaatttccttctaataaactaaaattattttttagaatatttttttatagatatAAGTCGGATATGGTAAATAATATGACGCGGAATTGAAACTGTATGTCTGTATCCCTATGTCAAGGAAAAGTGTAGCTCCTCCTTGCCCGCAATATTTAAGAGGAAACACATGCTTTGAATAATTCAGGACAAAATTATTAGTGTTTGGTGTGATGAGCCTTTaaacttcaaaaaataaaaattaaaataataataataatagcgcAATTGTAGTACGATTCATTTATTGATCGCACGGTACGGAACACCCACTGCaaatttatttagtattttttttattaccaattttttcttttcaaattactaatttataaatgttaaaaacttgtttgagacggtctcacatgttgtattttgtgagatgagtctcttatttgggtcatcgatgaaaatgtattactttttatgctaagagtattactttttattttgaatatcggtaggattgacctgtctcacagataaagatacgtgagatcgtctcacaaaaacaTACTCTTAATATTAGTGCGGTTTCCACTTCTATAATATGAAATATATTATAGATATATAAGTAAATCTATTTGTGTTTCACTATTTCATTAAATTCGAGGTCCTTTTGAAAGTACCTTACTACCATGAATATCCGTATTCTTCCTCAAAGTATTTGAATACGCGAGACGCATTTATCAGTACAAAGTTCGTTCTAACAACTCACAACTTCCTCACCAATCGATTAACCAATTAACTAACCAACTAAGCAAACTACTTAAAATGAATTAAGTGAATAAATTTCTGAGATTTCTAAAAACCTCATTTGACTATTTTACTTGTTTTCAAATATCGAACACGCACACATATCGTTGAAAACACTCGTGGATTCTTCCTTCATCCAACGTTTGTGTcaagttttataaaatatttgagttataaatcattatgttatataatatatatatattttgtaacaTCACATCTCAAGTATTGTCAAAAGAAGCTATTTAATTTGAATTATGGTTATACTATTTTCAAAAGTAATCGTTCCAAAAGATCAAT encodes:
- the LOC142546258 gene encoding small ribosomal subunit protein uS11x, with protein sequence MSKRRTREPKEENVTLGPATRDGEIVFGVAHIFASFNDTFIHVTDLSGRETLVRITGGMKVKADRDESSPYAAMLAAQDVSQRCKELGINALHIKLRATGGNKTKTPGPGAQSALRALARSGMKIGRIEDVTPIPTDSTRRKGGRRGRRL